The sequence TCTCCTATTATTGTTGACTTGGAAACATTAACTTTCTTAGTTTATTTTTCATTTCTTTCAGTGACCAGTTAGAAGATAAAGAAGGCAAAGTGAGATCCGCACTGCAACATGTTGTGAAATGTGACCTTGAGAAAGAAAATATGACAGAGCCAATAGATTTACCACTGGCTGATTGTATCATCACTGCTGTTCTTCTAGATTATATCAGCAAAGACCAAAATGATTACATCAGATATCTCAGGAAGTTCTCAAAGTTACTAAAACCTGGAGGACACTTAATATTAATAGGGGTTTTGGATGCAACATATTTGACAGTTGGTAAAGATAAGTTCCATATTCTCACATATGATGAGGATTTTGCCAGGAAATCTCTAGTTGGAGAAGGTTTTGTTATTGATCGCTGTGAGGTTAAAAAGAGAACAAATGTGAGTGATTTCATGGATTATAAGGCCCTCATATTCATTGCAGCTCACAAGGAGAAGTAGGTCCAAGTTATAGATATCCTTTGTTAAGATTGTAGATAATCCTTTCATTAAATATATTTTGTGCATTTTTAAAGATTACTCAATCCATATCTTCAATAGAATGCTCCAATATAAAGTAGTTGATAGGTAAATATCATACATTACGCACAAACTTTTAAGTAATATTTACAATAGAGCATGCTATACATTTTTTTGCAATTCAAGAGTGAAATTTGCTGTTACATCATAGTTGATCCAGTtatatttttacttatatttaaaaaaaaaaagaaaagaaaaagaagaagcaTATACTtatcattttaaagggaacctatcaccacatttgcacatatacagccagtgacaagttcctatagagccataataactgactgacacccttcttttagttaaaaattcttttgcttacatccacagaaatcctccccatgccttatgcctccttactggtcatagTTcatgaccagtgtgacatcatctcaggtcctttagcctcttcataatagcaaactgtaccccatgcatgtatctgaccacatgaagtcacaacaGCCTCCATGGTTGCTGTaaccacatacatggtgtacagtttgctattcttagacggccgaaggacctgcgatgatgtcaatagtcacatgtcatgaacgtaacacaaggcaccgtgtaaaaaaagtgacacaatatttcccatctgtacatagagctttatatgtctgtagttgaatattagcagacggtccctaagtacaagagggcaaggcagtgatttgaagagacacagagctggttTTTAAACtagtatctctgactcttctcatctcaattaaggtacagtgactcactggcagctaattttaggtgatatatgGAGGAATTGTAACCCTttttcagcaggcattgttagtcagggaagtaaaatctggtgacatgtcctctttaagcttTATTCACTTTAGCTCATAGGATAGTTTCATCACACACAGTAGGTTAAACGTGACTAACCTCTTTTCACTTTAACTCACAGATTTTTGTCTCAGACATAAAAACTTTAATATACATTTACTAGAAGACAGTCTAGTAGACCAGGAGACGTGGAGGGGGCTGTAGGAGGGCGTGAACCCAATCGTAGGATGCCTTGGGTATCCTTTGTGCAAGGCAGAACAAGTGGAGCAGTGCAAGAGCTCTGCAAATTGACATCCCACAGTCCATTAGTATTTTAGTGTCTGCTGAAAGTGTCAGAAACAGACTCTATGAGGGTGGCATGAGGCTTAGTGTTGTACTTACAGCCCAACACCATGCAGGGTGATTGGCATTTGCCAGGGAACACCAGGATTTAACATTGCCCCCTGTGCTGGAGGTAACATATGGAGGtttacactgagcacatgtgaaatGACCTGAATCAAATTGATCACATTTGGGACATCTTGTCTCATTCCACACACCAATGCCATGTTGCACCAGACTCTCTTGAGGCATTTCCActgaagttggatcagcctgaaaTTTATTCTTTCCATTTGGTTTTGAGTATCATTCCTAATCCAGACCTCTGAATTTCGGTTTTCATTGatcatttttgtattattttactaCGTTATTAATAATTACAATGGGAATAATTAATTTATTGAGACCTAGGATGTGGTATTTTAGTGTTTTAGAGCTGTGTATATTTAGACGGAGAAACACTTTTGAAAACTAACATTAACATTAATACAAAAAAAGTTAGTGTTCTAAATTTAAGATCTTGAATTCCTTTCTACTCAagggaggttatttatcattaggtcaGCTCTTTGGGACAGTTTAATGTTTGTTTTTTGAATCTCTGCtgctcatcagattcattaaagttgcATTGTCCCGTTAATAAATCTTCTCATGCTCAACTTCCTGTCTGGGATTCTTTTTTtaagaaaagtcgcaaaaatgcatAAGAAGTCTAAGCACATATGCCAGCAGGGGAATGGAGTGACTATTCAACTTGTTAATACACTTATAGGATCTAGTATTTGCTGCAGTGCAATTTGCCACTGGGAGTCTCAGGTCAGTGACACACGTGGCATTTCTGTGGCgtttttacattgcatttttggTTTTCAAATAGGATTCTCGATTAAGTGTCTTTACTTGCATTTTCTACACTGCATTTCTGAAGGTCTGCGTTTGTGAGGTGCATTTTCCATCAGGTTTTTTAAAGTGgttggttttttaaaaaatgggttgCGTTTTTGatatgcgttttgaaatgcatgcgatcacatgcaaaaacagcaggggcacacAGATTCCAAGAGACACAAATGTGTTCAATAAAACAGATCAAGCATTGCGTTTTGAAAATGCAAATACaactaaacatttaaaaaaacatattttttcaatGTAATCAAAACCACCAAAACCATCCTGAGATGGACTGCTGAAGCTCTATTTCCCATTTGGCTTTGATAGAAAGAATGGATGGATAGGACTTTTGAAGCAATGCAGAGTAAGTTATGCCTTTTTCCTTAATTTAGGAGCATTGAAGTGTTTTCATAGACAGATCCTTTAAGATTAGGCAGCTTGTTCAATCTTGAAATAACTAACATGCTGGGGTGtgcccctcttgcaggatctgctattcttttagaTCCTAATGTCCTGGTTTTTGCAAAAGTGCGGTCAATTAGTACAAAAAGCGCACACAAATACCTAATTCTGAAGTCTTGTTGTCAGACAATATTGTCACAGcaatactatgtgcagtttgctgtGAATAGTGCATAGTgcggcagattcatgatttctggcgcacggtgttcatgaatctggcgccctctgcactgctccgacagagtgcaccacttttttttggtgcacctttaacacaaggTGTGTGACAAATTTCTGTCAGACCTTGCATGGTAAATCAGGCACACGGTCCGACATAAGACaggaacacccccttcagtgcagaattttgtgttccatgaaaaatagtgcagcctCGCTACAAAATGGTGGCGTGCAAATGGGGAgcagacaattcttaaatacctgtgcatgcagtttgcacctaaaagcacaagcaaagtctaacagaaaactggcgcacatcctttagtaaatgtgccccattgtgttctcctACCTACTTCCAAAAAGTGTGTTCTCTCAGTGAAAATAGCTCCCCTCCATTTTTGAATTTTCATTCCTATGATAAGATCTAACCAGAGGAGTTTAATATACGACTGACATACTAAGAACCCCTATTGTCGTTCACTATGGAGTCGGGTGGAAACTCAGCAACCCGTATCACTGAAGAAACCATTAATGAAAGAAACCGCAAGTTAGCGGAGGTTTTCAATGTGAACGCTGACAATATGGCACAAGACTTAGACTTGAGAAACAAACTCTTCAATCTGGAAAAGTTAATGCTTCAAGAACTGAGAACGTGGTGGGACCATAATTCTCTAAACTCTTACCTTCAAAGAGAAATGATACCACGAGGTCTCCGTATCAATAAAAGACCAACAACAATCTACAATGAAGAATTTCTCCAGAAATGGGACAAGACACTTTCGGACTGCTCCATTTCTTTAATAAAACTTATTGTACATGAAGAAGCTTCCAAATTAATTTCTTTGAAATCAGAAATTGAATCCCTAGAGAAATCTCTAGATACACTGGATATTCAAGAACATCTGAATACTATTCAAACCAAAGTTATGGAAACAGAACAAACCATCATggaaaccaaaaagaaaaaattcctgAGGAACTCAGAGGATTATTCGACTGGCCACATTTATACGAAAAGAAGACCCGAACCTATGACCCCACGCTCTattctaaaaaacaaaaataaaaacaaaaggaaaTACAAGAAACATCGTGATGCCAAGGTTTCCTTTAGTTCATCTGAATTTGACTCTGACACTTCAATAGGAGATTCGGACAAATCCCGGGGGCCTAAGAGTCCCAAATCTTACTCCAATTCTTCAAAAAACGGGGGCGCAGAGGCGGCAAGAGACACAGGCGGTACCGCTTCAGTGAACAGGGATTATTCAACGCGGAGCAAAAAGAAAGGGCACAATTAATGCCTTCTGAAGCCTTTGCCAGTCCCATGGAAACCAGTTTTTTGAATTTGTCTGCGTGTATTTTTTCCAGTGATCAGGTCAAAGTTTTGGAGAAGGGTCTCAATTTTGTACCCACCAGAAGGTTTGATTTATTTAACACACTGCTAGATGTCAATAGATTTGTTAGAGCACTCACAGTGAAGCGACATTTTTTTGATTGTATTGAGGAtgaatccatccatccatgtgaatCTGTTACTTGTGGTAATAATGAATATAACAATTTAGAGTTTGGTGACCAATGTGTATTGCTCAACCTTAACAGCATGAGTAACTTAGGTGAGAGAAATGTTGGTGTCCATACAGTTTCTATGCCAGTGTCTAACAAACAATTCTACCCTATTAATTCCAGAGTCCAAGCCATGGACCAATTTCAATCTACAGTGGAAAGGGATTTATTGAGTTTGTCCAATACCGTACTTTCTTGTCAAACCGACAACTTGACCCCCCGTCTACAACACGCCCTAAACACATTAAGACATAATGACTATATAATAATCAAAATGACAAGGACCTTTATAGATCTCTGGTCATGGACATACTCAGTGATACACTTACGTACAGAAAATTAGACATAGATCCCACTTCTGTGTTTTTGGAacaaattaaaaacataatacaGGAAGGTATAAATCTGGGCATAATTCCAGAGAAACACCAAACATATCTGTACCCTACCAATCCTGTCACACCAATTTTTCATGGATTGCCGAAAGTCCATAAAGGAACTTCCCCCCCCCTTTAAGACCGATCATTTCTGGAATCGGATCAATCAATGAGAAATTGTGTGAATGGATAGATTCCTTATTGCAACCTTTAGTGATTTCTCTTCCAGGCTATCTGAGAGACAGCAAAGAGGTTTTGAGAGTTTTTGAGAATTTCTCCTGGAAAAAACAGTATGTGTGGGTTACTTGTGATGTTAGCTCCTTGTATAGTTCTATACCTCATGACCTAGCCATTATTGCGCTGGCCCATCATTTATATAGATCTAGCCATTATTCAGAGGAATTATGCGAATACATCATAGATGCCACCAAATTTCTTCTCTCTCACAACTATTTTTCTTTTGATGAAACTTTCCATTTGCAGACCAGAGGTTCGCCAATGGGGGCTCGATTTTCACCGTCATTGGCGAACCTCTTTATGTCATGGTGGGAAGAGGAGTTCATTTACTCCCATCACAATATCTACAGGGATAGCATTGTCTGGTACgggcggtacatcgacgacatactcATTGTGTGGTCTGGAGGTGTGCCGTCCGTGCCAGACTTTGCCAAATACCTCAATCATAACAATGTTAATCTCAGTTTCACTTTTAACGTGGATGAGGTTGAAGTACCCTTTCTTGATTTACTCTTGAAGGGTTACCCGTTAGAAGGCAAAGTTGGCACTAGCCTATATAGAAAACCCTCAGCAGGAAATACAATTTTAAATGCATCGAGTAATCACCCTACACATACCATCAAGTCTATTCCGGCAGGAGAATTTACTAGACTCAAAAGGGCATGCACTGACCAAGGGGAGTTTCTCCAACAGGCCAATGCATTACGTCAGAGATTAGCCTCTCGGGACTATCCCAAATGGATGATAGACAGAGGTTTTGAAATTGCCAATAAGAAAGATCGTGACATTCTCTTATCTACTCAAAAAACATCTAGAGCCCACTTTGAAAAGTCTAAAATAACTTTTTCCACCCAATTTAGTTTGGATTTTCCACAAATTGTTAACATTGTCAAAAAAAATTTACCCATTTTATATCAGGATGATAAATTGGATGTCATCTTAAAAGACGGATGCAATTTTGTATCTAGAAAAGGACAATCCTTGGGTGCTATCCTTTCCCCAAGTCTTTACACCAACATACAGCCGAAAAAAACTTCCTGGCTCAACATTTTAGGTTTTTTCCGATGCGGTACAACAAGATGCAATATGTGCACATGTGCCAAATGCaatgatcattttttttcttttgatagaAAGGAGAAATTTCCCATTAAGTCTTTCATCAATTGTGATTCCACTTATATTGTTTACATCATAGAGTGCATATTTTGCAACATCATGTATGTAGGTTCTACCACACGCAAATTAAAAGTTAGAATTGCGGAACATTTACGAGACAGCACTAAAGATTTCCAAAAAAACATGTCAGGGGCGTCCAGACATTTtgtcaacatacacaaaggagaTTTATCTTCTTTTCGTTTTTTTGGATTCGAAAAGGTACACTCTCCTTTAAGAGGAGGTGATAGGAGAAaattattactacagagagaagtGTTCTGGATTTTTAAGTTGGGCACGAGAGCACCACAAGGTCTAAACTTCAGAACagatttatcatatttttattaatgggaTATCTGTTTTTGTATTGATTTACAGAACGTTGTTGATTTTACATATACTTCTTCACATCGATCCATGGAATGACATCCAACTTTCCTTACCTATAAAGGGTCACAGACATCCAGATTCATACATGGATATTCTCTATTTCAAATGAATTTCCATTTATGGACCTAAGTTTGTCGTTCATATAGAGATAACATGTAGCAAATTCCCCTATGTTTATAAAGATTGTTTACAGAGATACAATATAGCAAATCGTCTTATGTTTACAGTACAATGTTTATAAAGATTGTTTACAGAGATACAATATAGCAAATCGTCTTATGTTTACAGTACAATGTTTACAGTGATTGTTTACGGAGATGTGGTCAATTTCTCTACGGTCACGAAGAATTTCATGTAAAATGGAGTTAATTCCCCTATGCTTACAGTGATTGTTCATAGAAATTTAATATAACAAACTTTCCTATGTTTTATAGTGAATGTTCACAGAGTATGTTTACGAAGATGTAGTCAATCCCTCTACATTCTAAATAATACCCACAGGGAATGTTTATAGAGATTCTCAAATACCATTATGATTGTAACTGCATACTTTTGTTTATAAAGTGAAGGTTTAGATTGTATGTTTATAGAGAATGTCCACGGACAGTTAGCATTTTCTCTCTATTCACGAAGAACATTCCGTAATAATGGAGTAAATTTCCACATGTGTTAAAGAGATTGTTTatagaaacacaatacaacaaacCTCTACATGTTTACAGTCAAAAATGTTTACGGTGAGGtagcttttttctctttttagaaaTTTTCTACGTTCACGAAGAATACTCATATTGAATGTTTATTGAAACTCTAAAAACATCATCATGATTTTAGTTGCATATTTTTGTTTTCAAATCTCACAACATTGAAAGTGTCTTATTGGCAGCTGTCATTCATGGTTCTATCGTTCATATCTCCTTTTCTAATGAGTCATCATTTATAGATTTAGGCCTATTGGCTATGTAGGGATGCAATGTAGTTAACTTTTTCCATGTTTACAGAGAATGTTTACAGTGATTCTGGAGTATCACCATGAATTGATTTGCACCTGTATCCAACATGTCTTTGTTCCCAGATCTAATAACTTAGAATTTTCTCAAATATCAGTTGTTATTTACAGATTTATTATCTAAGATTAATGTTTTCTTCTTGCCTTGAAATATTATGATGTTTTGATTTGATGTGGATGTGTATAACACTGCAATACATGCGATCCATTCAGACAGCACCAGCTGTAACGTATTGTGATGCTTGGCTTGTACACACCCCTCATGTTTTTGATTGGTGGATTCTTCCTTTAAATTCTGAAACATTTTGTACATTTACATGCTATGACTAAGAGCTGTaatagctcgaaacgcgtcagctgtaATCTTATCCTGCCTATCATGTTTTAAATTTTGTcatcaataaagaagaaaaaaagattttaaaaggaagtgcTGCGTTTACCTTGATTGAAATTGTAGTGCACATAAATACCTAGTCCAGAAGTCTAGCTGTCACTGAAAATTGTGCTTTCCTACCTAGTTCTAAAGTCTTGTTGCATCCAGTAATACATTGATTGTAAAGTTGCTGTCAAAGTATTGTTTGGAATTACAGATCTATTAAAATGAGGAAAGCAGGAATTAAGGGACAGGGATGTAGCCgtggtgctgctggtggtggtgatagAGCTTGTGCAGCAGGGAGAGGACATGTTCCGTCTCTGCCTGCTCTAAGTTCCTCTGATGCAAGTAGGTGCCAGGGTGTGTGGCATGTACTGATAGGCCCCAATAGGGGGTGATCCTGCGCTACATTTAACTGAGTTAGATAGAGCGcacatttaacttgcaaattgtgttgcacgccctatgtttaaggtgcaccacaaaacagttgctgaactctgtcgggccagtccGGGAAAGCGACAAATGCATtatttctggcacacattcttaatgaatgtgtcgcaccaaacattatacacggaaaaagcacttttagtgaagtttccgtctttctaagtaaatgtgccccagtgtatcaaCTTCTGTGTTTCAGCCACAAGTCATGAAGCACTGCTGTACAATGACTCTTCTTGCTGGTATTCCGTTACCCATCTAcctgcccctgtcccagtatCAGAGATCCAAGTTCCAAGATTTCCAAGAACTTTTATTGGAGAAGGTGTGGGTGGTGGACTGTCCAAAGAGACTAATGATGACAATGAAACAAAACTGCCAACGACTCTGGCCTTTTTTTCTCACAGAATGTAGAAGACAGAACATGTGTCATTTGCACAGTGTGCCACCAGTCCTTAAATTGTTGCCAAAGCCATAACAATCTATGctcctcatgtatgaccaggcGCTTGCAGActaaacatgagctgcagtggcaGAGAAGCGCCTGATTCATTTGGTCCAGCCTATTCCACCTCCTACATAAACACATGACCACCTTTCTCCCCACTAAGGGGGGATGTGATACCACCATTACCATTGTCACCAAGCCTGTCTACACAAATCAGCTCTCCATCCTCTAAATCAATGATAAAAAGCAAAAGTTTGCGCCATCGTGCGCACCAGCTCAGGTATTGAATTGGAGCATGGTGGAGATGGACTGTATTAAAGATCTGATTGCGGCGGCTGTCTCAGAGTATGAAGTTCACAACTGCCAATACTTCGCCCTGAAACAACATCTCGAAACTGATACATGGAGTAGTAAGCAGAGGCAGGGACGTTACATCCCCTTAACTACCCACTGGGTTAATGTAAAGGGAGCTAGTCCTATCTGCAAAGTAGTGTGCAACAAAAGCCGGAACCTTGTAGCAGCTTTGGGGCGAGCCAAGTTGATGGACCTCCCATGTATTGCACATGTGCTCAACTTGGTGGTGCAAAGGTTCCTGGTCAACTACACAGACCTGCTTGCATTTTCGGTGTTCACAACTTGCTGCTCCTCGTTGGTCTGCAATCTAGAGGAACTTTGGTCTGCCCACCCACAAcctcatatgtgatgtaccaACTATTTTGAATTCTACTTTGCATATGCTGTACAGGGTGTGTCAGCAGCAGAAGGCAATAGTGGTATTCCAGCTCAAGAATACCTGGGTGAGTTGAAGTGGTAACCAGCAGCACTTCACCACCAATGACTGGACCTCCATGAGAGACattttttcattgctacaatgcTTCTAATTTGCAACCAATATGGTCAGCACTGATGAGACCATCATCAGCTCTACCATCTTAATCTTCCACCTGCTTTAAATAAAACGTTTCAGGAAATGACAAAGGATATAATGGTGGCAGACTAGGAGGAAGTGGAGAAACAGCTGCCAGGCCAGTCCACACAAGACTTGCAGGGTGGGTTCCTAGACTGGTGGTCTGCTACTGCATACGCACGAATGAGCAGGTGGATGAGAAGTGAGGTATTTGGTAACACCCAAAGCAGCTCAAGGGTGTCACTGGAGCATGTCTGGGGAAATGcataggaggaggagacagatcCCTCTTAGGACAGCCTGTCCTTGCCTCTGGGTAGCATGGCCACATGAGCCACTATATGCTCCAGTGCCTGGGCACTGACACCTGAGTTGTCCGGATACTCAACAGTGCTGAATACTGGGTggtgaccagtggcgtaacaagaccccagCGGGCCCCGGTGCGGACTTAGAATCAGGGCTCCCAGATACCGAAACACTCCCTGCCTGCCCTATCCAGCACATTATTcaaaatacacatatttcatatatacactccacagacataagcacacatacattatacatgcataacacacataaacacatattaacactgccccatatatactctacacacgCTATATTTATGCTACGCCATATGAAACACTGAAATTCAGTTGCACATAaatagatattatatatatatccacatagctgtacaatactaataatattgcagtaatgaatatatcacatatacataccgtattttccggactataaggcgcacttaaaagcattggatttccgtggaaatccaaagtgcgccttatagtccggtgcgccctatgtatggcgctgggcac comes from Engystomops pustulosus chromosome 6, aEngPut4.maternal, whole genome shotgun sequence and encodes:
- the LOC140135199 gene encoding nicotinamide N-methyltransferase-like isoform X3; this translates as MDSSSHKFYHVHGYDTREYLDQLFSDKARSIFGEDSLIFPIEQLKKTFQLGTRMPHGGEISPLLSQSLYGMEFHIFSDSNPFVASIQWYGSDQLEDKEGKVRSALQHVVKCDLEKENMTEPIDLPLADCIITAVLLDYISKDQNDYIRYLRKFSKLLKPGGHLILIGVLDATYLTVGKDKFHILTYDEDFARKSLVGEGFVIDRCEVKKRTNVSDFMDYKALIFIAAHKEK
- the LOC140135199 gene encoding nicotinamide N-methyltransferase-like isoform X4, producing MDSSSHKFYHVHGYDTREYLDQLFSDKARSIFGEDSLIFPIEQLKKTFQLGTRMPHGGEISPLLSQSLYGMEFHIFSDSNPFVASIQCDQLEDKEGKVRSALQHVVKCDLEKENMTEPIDLPLADCIITAVLLDYISKDQNDYIRYLRKFSKLLKPGGHLILIGVLDATYLTVGKDKFHILTYDEDFARKSLVGEGFVIDRCEVKKRTNVSDFMDYKALIFIAAHKEK
- the LOC140135199 gene encoding nicotinamide N-methyltransferase-like isoform X1; this encodes MDSSSHKFYHVHGYDTREYLDQLFSDKARSIFGEDSLIFPIEQLKKTFQLGHIKGEIMIDLSKGSMIHHLYSACEFFKHIIVLKIKERCIMELKRWVDRRTGAFDWCHAAQLHAEIERNSDQLEDKEGKVRSALQHVVKCDLEKENMTEPIDLPLADCIITAVLLDYISKDQNDYIRYLRKFSKLLKPGGHLILIGVLDATYLTVGKDKFHILTYDEDFARKSLVGEGFVIDRCEVKKRTNVSDFMDYKALIFIAAHKEK
- the LOC140135199 gene encoding nicotinamide N-methyltransferase-like isoform X2 yields the protein MGAKFPPSLANLYMAWNSTFFLILILSLPRFNGHIKGEIMIDLSKGSMIHHLYSACEFFKHIIVLKIKERCIMELKRWVDRRTGAFDWCHAAQLHAEIERNSDQLEDKEGKVRSALQHVVKCDLEKENMTEPIDLPLADCIITAVLLDYISKDQNDYIRYLRKFSKLLKPGGHLILIGVLDATYLTVGKDKFHILTYDEDFARKSLVGEGFVIDRCEVKKRTNVSDFMDYKALIFIAAHKEK